A DNA window from Gammaproteobacteria bacterium contains the following coding sequences:
- a CDS encoding TonB-dependent receptor — protein MTSLRPVRPAQTAAHPGLSVAARRALAKCARAASFAALLYVLTLVSVTAAAAQQTGTLTGRVLEHENSRPIPDVVVRLHDLGLSTVTDADGMFRFTDVPEGAHILVVEHLAYGDQSREIAVNPGEDLRLDVRLAARTIELEPLVVEAVTELERRRISTGHSINEVGPAQLSEAARRGLGLSEVLAQHLPGLRVRSGRTGSCVEYRSTSAQGGCNEVSVYVDGVRSAAPSLLYFSMPLEDIARVELLSPLQASTRFGMAAGGGALLVETKTGPQRQREAAADNLVTGFDWSLEEERYGWERVFASSFVGNAVGLAVGLGLANQCLEIDTGLGGLRPRCTGILTTGTGILALALPSAAGGYSAGWAGQTDRSKGRFLPAALGSAMAATAGYLLLIEGRSNEARSAETAGIVLLAVGTPLMTTLADRIFRVLR, from the coding sequence ATGACTTCCCTCCGGCCGGTCCGACCGGCACAAACCGCCGCACATCCGGGACTCTCGGTTGCGGCGCGGCGCGCGCTCGCCAAGTGTGCCCGCGCGGCCTCGTTCGCAGCCCTGCTGTACGTCCTGACGCTGGTGTCCGTGACCGCAGCCGCCGCCCAGCAAACGGGGACTCTGACCGGCCGCGTGCTCGAGCATGAGAATTCGCGGCCCATCCCCGATGTCGTCGTGCGCCTCCACGACCTCGGCCTCTCCACCGTGACCGATGCCGACGGGATGTTCCGTTTCACGGATGTTCCCGAGGGGGCGCACATCCTGGTGGTGGAGCATCTGGCCTACGGCGACCAGTCGCGGGAAATCGCCGTAAATCCGGGCGAGGATCTGCGTCTCGATGTGCGCCTTGCGGCGCGAACCATCGAACTCGAGCCCCTGGTCGTGGAGGCGGTCACGGAGCTGGAGCGGAGGCGGATCTCCACCGGCCATTCCATCAATGAGGTCGGGCCTGCGCAGCTCAGCGAGGCCGCCCGCCGCGGACTCGGTCTGTCCGAAGTACTCGCGCAGCACCTGCCCGGCCTCCGGGTACGATCGGGAAGGACCGGCTCGTGCGTCGAATACCGTTCCACGTCGGCGCAAGGTGGGTGCAACGAGGTGTCGGTTTATGTCGATGGAGTCCGCTCGGCGGCGCCCTCTCTGCTCTACTTCTCGATGCCCCTCGAGGACATCGCGCGCGTGGAGTTGCTGTCGCCCCTGCAGGCGTCGACGCGGTTCGGCATGGCCGCGGGAGGGGGCGCCCTGCTGGTGGAGACCAAGACCGGTCCGCAGCGCCAGCGCGAGGCCGCTGCCGACAATCTGGTTACCGGCTTCGACTGGTCCCTGGAGGAGGAGCGCTACGGGTGGGAGCGGGTCTTCGCCAGCTCCTTCGTGGGGAACGCGGTCGGCCTGGCGGTCGGCCTCGGTCTGGCCAACCAATGTCTTGAAATCGATACCGGCCTCGGGGGCCTGCGCCCGCGCTGCACCGGCATCCTGACGACGGGCACGGGCATCCTGGCGCTCGCGCTGCCCAGCGCGGCCGGAGGCTACTCGGCCGGGTGGGCCGGCCAGACCGACCGCTCCAAGGGACGCTTTCTCCCCGCCGCGCTCGGAAGCGCCATGGCGGCGACCGCCGGCTACCTCCTGCTCATCGAGGGCAGGAGCAACGAGGCCCGCTCCGCAGAGACGGCGGGCATCGTCCTGCTGGCGGTGGGCACGCCGCTCATGACAACGCTCGCCGACCGCATCTTCCGCGTACTGCGCTGA